AAAACCAGACAAACGCCGATTGCTCAGTTGTAGAAGCCAGCGCCTCAACCACCTTTGTAGCACTTACACCACGAATCTCGCTGATACCGTGATCACGGTAAAGTGCCGCCACGACTGGCTTTATATGGCGCTCACGCATATACCACCACATATCCCTATATCGGGTATCGACCATGGTGGCCTCAATGAAAGCACGCATCACCTCGCGATTTTCATAGTAATGCCTCATATACCCAAGATTGGATCTGTACAACGTTTCATAGGGTTCTTTTTTAAATGACCCTGTGTAGCCCGCACGAGTGACTGCGTATAATTCCTCATGAATATCTTCAACCACCGACAAAAAGAGATCGTCCTTTTGCTCGAAATAGCGGTACAGCGCACCAAGCGACAAGCCTGCCTCAGACGCCACGTCCGTCATCCTCATACCCACATATCCTGATGAAGAAAAGACCCGGCGTGCAGCGTCCAAAATATTCTTTCGGGTACGCTGACCCTTTGGGGTTAATGCCTGGGACGGCTTAACTTCACTCTGGTTAGATTCCATTATCTCTCCTCAACCCTATCCGCAGAAGGATACGTCGTTAAAGTTCCTGCCTATTTAATTCAGCCAAACAGACAGGAACGGTGCACCATTTAAAACCATAACCCAATCGAACTACATTTTACTGGGAAGCCAAGTCACAATTTGCGGCCAATAAACAATGGCCAGCAAAACCACTAACTGCACAAGAAAGTAAGGTATTGCCGCGCGGATAATTTCCCAGTAAGTGGTATCTTTCGGGGACACCCCCATCATTACAAACAGCAGCAGGCCCAAGGGAGGAGTAATCAACGACATTTCGAGGGTGATCAGCACCATCACTCCGAACCAGATCATGTCCAGTTTCAGGGCGGCAACCAGCGGCAGGAGTATCGGGAAGGTGATCATCATCATCGAGGTCTGATCAACAAACATGCCCAGAATCAACAGCACCAGCAGCATCATCAGGAGGACTTCGTAGGTTCCCAGGTCAAAGGACAGTGCAAACTTTACTGCCTCACTGCTGGCACCACTGAAGGACAGGAGTTGCGCGAACGCCGCGGAGCTGAGCAGGATAATCAGCAGCAGCGACGTGCTGCGCGATGATGCCACCAGGCTGGTGATCAGGGTTTTGAGGTCAACGCGGCCTTTGAACAGCGCCACCAAAAATACTGCTACCACACCGAATGCGGAGGATTCAGTCGGTGTAGCCACCCCCATGACCAACAGACCGATGACAGCGAAGACGATCACGCACATCGGCAGCAGCTCGCCCATAGCCTGCAGGAAGTTTTTGCGCCAGCTTTTTATTTCCACGTCATAGGCCGGTGCATGGTCCGGATTGATCACCACTTGCACACCAATCAGCAGCATGTAGGCAGCCGCAATGATCAGGCCCGGTACAATCCCACCCACCAGCAAGTTACCGATGTTCATGTTACCCAGCGTGGCCAGCAACACTGCAAGACTGGACGGCGGAATCAGCGCCGCGATGCAGCCGGCGCCCATGATCGGGCCATACACCATGTTCTGGTGATACTTTTTCTCGAACATGGTCGGTGCCAGTGTGGTGCCCATCATCGCCGTGTTGGCCATGCTGGAACCGGACAGTGTGGCGAAAATAGTGCCGCCGGACACCGCCACGAACGACAAGCGACCGGGTACACGGCCCATCAGTAGTTCAACGGCATCGAATACCCGAGTGGCCAGCCCTGTTCGGAAGAACAGCTCGCCCATCAGGATAAATAACGCCACTGGAATCAAGGTAAACGTCGAAATCGACTGGGTGGAGTTATAGATAACCTGCTGAATACCGACGTCGCCGCCCATCAGAGCAAAGGCTGCAACTAGGTTGACGGTAATAAAGGCAACGGCTACTGGCATACCCAAAGCTGCCAGCAGCATAGTGCCTAATATGAAGGCAGTAACAACGAAATACCATTCCATATCTCCACCTATTACTTGTTGTTAATTTCGAGACGAAAATAAACCAGCAGGAAACTCCTGACCGCTTGAAGCGACATCATGCCGAAGCAAAAAGTAATCGGTGCGGTCAGAACTGCGAACGGAACAGAAATGGCCCGCGCATCCAGATAGCCATTTTCAATAGCAATGGCGGTCACTTGGGCAGCATACACCGCCATGACTGCGCACGTGACCGTGGTGATAAAAAGGCCGACCAGCAACAGCACACGGCGGACCTTGACTGATACAGACTTGATCAGTGCATCGACCACAATATGCTGGCCGTCGCGCATGACTTGGGGCGCGGCAAACAAGGTGGCCAACATTAAAGCGTAAGCGGTTATCGGGTCCGGCCACAGCGGTGGCTGGTCCATAACAATGCGTGCAATGGCGGCGTAGAGTACGCCATACAGCAACAAAGCTATTAACGCAGCGGCGGTATACAGCGCCACTTTGTTAATCGCGTCCATCAATTTTTCAATGCGATACAGAAACGTCATTTTTCACCTATACAACTGTAAGTATTTATATTTTTGCGAGACGCTTTGGGCATGACTCTGATTAATCGTGGGTGTAGATTTTCATAACCCCGTCTAACTCGAAGTTGAAGGTACTTTTGTTTCTTTCGAGAAAGTCGCGATAGGAGCTTTTCGCGATGGCTGCGAAGTTGGCGCGTCCTTCGTCACTCAAGACCAGCTCTTCCATGCCGAGCTTTTGCAGTGACTTAGTCGCGTTCTTCTCACGTTCGCCATACAGCGCATACAGGTCGTTTTCAAATTTCAGCGATGCCTGAGTCAGAATTTCGCGGGCCTGTGGAGATAGCCGGTTAATGCTGTCGTTGTTGGCGAAAATCGCCACGCTGCCGGTGAACATACGCGGTTTGATCACATACTTGAGGTAAGTCGCCCAGCCGGCGCGCTCGACGTCAGTGATCGTGAAGCCCACGCCATCGACCATGCCACGCTCCAGCGCACTGTAGGTTTCGCCGTATGGGATCACCAAACTGGTGGCGCCGAGTTTTTCGTAAACCGGCATGTACAGCGGAATGGCGCGCAGGCTAAAACCACGCAAATCCGGAACACCATTGGCCAGGATCTTCGGTTTGCGTGT
The genomic region above belongs to Pseudomonas benzenivorans and contains:
- a CDS encoding TetR/AcrR family transcriptional regulator — its product is MESNQSEVKPSQALTPKGQRTRKNILDAARRVFSSSGYVGMRMTDVASEAGLSLGALYRYFEQKDDLFLSVVEDIHEELYAVTRAGYTGSFKKEPYETLYRSNLGYMRHYYENREVMRAFIEATMVDTRYRDMWWYMRERHIKPVVAALYRDHGISEIRGVSATKVVEALASTTEQSAFVWFSQAQLCSDITDVTTAAKVITDIWYFALFESVDRV
- a CDS encoding TRAP transporter large permease, with protein sequence MEWYFVVTAFILGTMLLAALGMPVAVAFITVNLVAAFALMGGDVGIQQVIYNSTQSISTFTLIPVALFILMGELFFRTGLATRVFDAVELLMGRVPGRLSFVAVSGGTIFATLSGSSMANTAMMGTTLAPTMFEKKYHQNMVYGPIMGAGCIAALIPPSSLAVLLATLGNMNIGNLLVGGIVPGLIIAAAYMLLIGVQVVINPDHAPAYDVEIKSWRKNFLQAMGELLPMCVIVFAVIGLLVMGVATPTESSAFGVVAVFLVALFKGRVDLKTLITSLVASSRSTSLLLIILLSSAAFAQLLSFSGASSEAVKFALSFDLGTYEVLLMMLLVLLILGMFVDQTSMMMITFPILLPLVAALKLDMIWFGVMVLITLEMSLITPPLGLLLFVMMGVSPKDTTYWEIIRAAIPYFLVQLVVLLAIVYWPQIVTWLPSKM
- a CDS encoding TRAP transporter small permease, which gives rise to MTFLYRIEKLMDAINKVALYTAAALIALLLYGVLYAAIARIVMDQPPLWPDPITAYALMLATLFAAPQVMRDGQHIVVDALIKSVSVKVRRVLLLVGLFITTVTCAVMAVYAAQVTAIAIENGYLDARAISVPFAVLTAPITFCFGMMSLQAVRSFLLVYFRLEINNK
- the dctP gene encoding TRAP transporter substrate-binding protein DctP, translating into MKKLGILLITTIVVMAGNSYSLAETKPVEVLTAVSAYPGSSDLGKDFINYIALVNEMGKGVVQIKHKGGPETGPASEQGTMLSNGIVDMLHTPSVYLSGRFPEADVFAAKTKTATEVREAGGVELYNESLGKRLNSQLIAFADGDYGLYIFTTRKPKILANGVPDLRGFSLRAIPLYMPVYEKLGATSLVIPYGETYSALERGMVDGVGFTITDVERAGWATYLKYVIKPRMFTGSVAIFANNDSINRLSPQAREILTQASLKFENDLYALYGEREKNATKSLQKLGMEELVLSDEGRANFAAIAKSSYRDFLERNKSTFNFELDGVMKIYTHD